The genomic stretch CTCGTCATTTTGGCCGGCGGTATCATCGGACTGGTGATCATGCGGTTTGCGGCTTCCATGTTTGTGAAGTTATTAAAGGAACGTCCAAGCCTAGAAACAGCAGCCTTTGTGATTGTCGGCTGGGTCGGAGTGAAGCTTGCTTTATATACGCTTGCCCATCGCGACATAGCGGTTGTTTCTGAGCACTTTATCCATTCTGGAACATGGAAGCTGATATTCTGGGGTGTCTTAGCAGCAATCGCGGTTTGCGGCTGGTTTATGTCAGGTGGGAAAAAACAGCCGGAGGGTGCACAAAACGAACAAAAAAACAGCACCCGTGAACGGGCGTAATCTGAAAGACTCTGCTTAAAAGCAGAGTCTTTTTGTGTTTGAAGCGTTTTCATAAGCGAAATAAAATAACATTTTTATAACATCTTTGTTACAAAAAACACGCATAAAACCCCCTTAATTCTTTAGAAAGGCACGAAATCATGTATAGAACGTCAGAATGGTTTGTCATAATTGAGACATTGGAAATCAATATTTCTTTTTCTCCTTTGCGAATCCCTATCAAATTAGCTATCATTAATGAGTAGTTATAGGGAGGAACTGAGGTGAAACCAGTGCTTAGCCTTTTGTTTAAATTGGGAAAAAAGAAGCAAACACTTGAAAAAGCTGTTGAGAGTATACAAAAAGGCAATAAAGATCTGCAAAATGAATTAATACAGCAATATAAGCCATTTATCGCAAAGACGGTTTCATCCGTTTGTAAACGATATATAGATGAAAAAGACGATGAGTTCAGTATTGGACTGATCGCGTTTAATGAAGCTATAGAAAAATATTCACCTGAAAAAGGAAATTCTCTGCTCGCATTTGCTGAGCTTATTATAAAAAGAAAAGTCATTGATTACATTAGAAAAGAAGCCAGAAGCGCACAAAATATAAATATCGATTTACAGGAAGGAGACGATCAGGAGTCATCACAAAGCCTGATTGAAGCCGAGCTTTCCATTGATGAATACCGCCGTCAGATTGAACAGGAGCAGAGGCGGGAGGAAATCCTCTATTTTCAAAAGCAGCTCAAGGATTATGGTTTATCGTTTAAAGAACTGCTTGAAAATTCTCCAAAACACACGGATGCAAGGCAAAACGCCATAAAGGTGGCAATGACGCTTGTTGAACATGAAGAATTGGCCGCTATCCTGTATACAAAGAAGCAGCTTCCGGTCAAACAGCTTGAACAGCTTGTCTCTGTAAGCCGAAAAACGATTGAGAGAAACAGAAAATATATTATTGCGATGTGTATTATCATTACGGGTGATTATATTTATTTAAAAGATTATCTTAAAGGGGTGCTGCACTCATGAGAAGAGGGATTATAGTAGAGAAAAATAAAAAATTCGTCACGTTGCTGACCCCTGACGGACAATTTTTAAAAGCCAAAAATGATCGACACAGCTATGAAATCGGAGAAGAAATCATGCTTCCGAGTGAAACACGCATGGGCAGAAGGGCCAGCTTTTTTGATTTTTTTAAACTGCGCCCTTTCAAAATGGGGATTTTTACGATGACTGCTATTATGCTCTTTATTTTTATAGTTCTCCCCGTTTTTTCTAATAATAAGGCCTATGCGTATATGACAATCGATATCAATCCAAGCGTCGAAATGGCGTTAAACAGCGATTATGAAGTGATTGAACTGACGCCTCTAAACGATGAGGGACAGAAAGTCGTGAATGATATAGATGATTGGGAGAAGACTGATTTTAAAAAGGTGATTGACGATATTATAACCGACTGCAGTGAACACGGGTATGTAAAAAAATCGAAAGAAATATTGATTTCCACTGTTTATGAAAACACAGAAGACAATACATATAAAAAGGCTGTGAAAAAACAGCTGAATGATGTGACTGAAAAATATAAAACGACATACCGCATGGAATCTCTCGAGTCAGATATGCAAACGAGGGAAAAAGCGAAGAAAGAAGGCGTCTCAACAGGCAGCTACATCAAATCAAATGAAAAGAATGACAATAAAGATATAAAAGATGACTCCAGCAAACCATCCGGGGAAGAGGATCAAAAGAGTGATGAAAATGAGGATGAAAACACCGATCAAACTGACACCCAGGACAGCAAGCAAGGAGATAATGAACAGCTGAATGATGCGGATTCCGGAGACCAGAAAGAAGAGAAAGCGGATGACCAGATTGATGATAGTGACAAAGATAAAAAAATAAAGGAATCAGATGAAAACACAAATACCGAAAAAGATGGGGACCATGAGCAAACCCCAATACAAGATCCTCAAGATAAAGGAAATGAAAATAACGGCGCTGACAAGGGCCAAAGCCAATATCACAGGGACTGGAACAATGGTGAACAAGGCAAGAACCGTTCTTCGTCCAGAAGGGATAACGCTTCAGACCGACGTAATCCAAACGGCTACAGCAGTGATAATCATTCAGCTAAAAATGAAGATTCGCCGAGTGCCCCCGGCGAATAAAGACCTGAATTTATTTAGTTGTGCCATTTAATTGTGATTGTGCTTGCTGTACCAGCCGCTTTGTCATTTCTCCGCCTACAGAGCCGTTAGCGCGTGCGACTGTATCAGAACCAAGGTTCACACCGAATTCTTGAGCCACTTCGAGTTTAAATTGGTCTAGTGCCTGCTCCACCCCTGGAACAACGAGTTTATTTCTGCTCGCCATCTTTTTCATCTCCTTTTTCGATAAAGAAATTCTTAACGCGTATTTAGTTTGAAATATACGGGGTTTATTTATGCTGGCAATTGTTGTGGAGAAAAATAAAACCCCGGCCTCTGAGCCGGGGTGGCGCAGACTATAGAATGTCTGCTGTCATTTTATGTGCGGTTGCCTGAATATGGAATGTCAAAATGGAGAGGACTGTAATGGCGATAATCTGTCTGATTTTAAGCCATTGGCTGTCATTCAGTTCTTCAAAACGGTGACGGAGACGCTCTGTCTCCTGTTCGGCGATCTCCTGCAGATTTGATTCTTTCATAGAAGGAGTATCTTGGTGATGGATGGCATCAAGCACATATGCGCAGCTTTCATAATAAGCAATCGGGCTGATGACATCATCAGATCTGTCTGAGATTGTGTTAAAGGCCACTTTTAAAATAGCCCGTATGTGTTCAAAGTCATAAATGGATTTTAAATCACGTACAATTAAAAGAATAACTGCCTGTTCAATTGAGTATTTTTTGCCCAGCTCAGGGTGTCCGATCAGATCTTTGATATCACGCTTTACCCAGTTTTGAATCGCGGTTGACTTTAACGAAGTCAGCTCGCATAAGTTGCCAAGCTCTACGATTTCATTTGTAGACAGACCGTATTCTTTTTTCTGTTTTTTTCGTTCGTATCTTGTAAGAAATTCAGGAATTTCTAGATGATTGGCTGCTTTTTCTGCTGACATGTTCGCTGATTGGACGAGAATGTCGAGCGGGCTATGTTCTCCTTGTCCTTTTAGGGAATAGAGCAGCCGCACCATATCGGTTCGAGAGAGTTTAAAAATGTTCATTGTTCACCTCTTTAAACAATTTGACGCGGATATAGGTCTATGTATAAGTTCAAAATTCAAGCGTCAGCAAATTACATTAACATCATACGTCGAATTCCTTGCATTTTCAAATGGATGTTTTATAATTTAAATATACGGGTTCTTTTGAACTTAAAATAACGGAGGTTGTTATGGCGAAAAGAATTTTTCTGTTTATTCTAACGAATATTTTGGTGCTTACAACAATCGGGATCGTTTTGTCTGTTTTAAGCTCTGTTACAGGAGTCGGGACGTACTTTACAGCTGATGGCGGTATCGATCCAATGGCGCTTCTTGTGTTCAGTTTAGTCGTTGGATTTGTCGGTTCCTTTACGTCTCTTGCGATATCCAGATGGATGGCAAAGACGATGATGGGCGTCAGAGTGCTGAATCCGAAAAAACACTCGCTCAGCTATGAGGAACAGCAATTGGTTGATCGTGTTCACAGATTAAGCCGCTCTGCCGGTTTAACGAAAATGCCGGAAGTCGGGATTTACCGTTCACCTGAAGTAAACGCGTTTGCGACTGGACCGTCAAAACGCCGTTCACTTGTCGCAGTATCGTCAGGGCTGCTGGAGCAGATGGATGACGCAGCAGTTGAAGGTGTGCTTGCCCACGAGGTCGCGCATATCACAAATGGTGATATGGTAACAATGACGCTTTTACAAGGTATCGTTAATACCTTTGTCGTCTTTTTATCGCGTATCGCCGCTTGGATAGCAAGCCGTTTTGTCAAAGAAGATCTAGCGCCGATCGTTCATTTTATTGCAATGATTATTTTTCAGATTGTCTTTTCGATACTTGGCAGCCTGGTTGTGTTTGCGTATTCACGCCATCGTGAATTCCATGCTGACAGGGGAGGAGCGGATCTTGCCGGCAAGGACAAGATGATTCATGCGCTGCGGACGCTTAAAAGCTATTCTTCCCGGATTTTGGAAGACGATCAGACAGCTGTCCAAACGTTAAAGATTAATGGCAAGAAGCGCTCTTCACTTTTCTCTACTCATCCTGATTTAGATGAGCGAATCAGACGGCTGGAAGCTAAATAATACAAACACATTGTTCCTCTGAGAGAATTCTCAGAGGTTTTTTATTTTATCCATTGACTAAAATCATAAAAAAATAAGCAAGTTAAGAAAATGTTTCGTAAAAGCCTTTAAAAATGGACCTAATATCTTTAGAATAATTACCGTACTTAAAAAGAGAG from Bacillus subtilis subsp. subtilis str. 168 encodes the following:
- the sigI gene encoding RNA polymerase sigma factor (heat stress responsive) (Evidence 1a: Function from experimental evidences in the studied strain; PubMedId: 11157964, 12682299, 17185538, 18156261, 21541672, 24125693, 28333276; Product type f: factor), whose product is MKPVLSLLFKLGKKKQTLEKAVESIQKGNKDLQNELIQQYKPFIAKTVSSVCKRYIDEKDDEFSIGLIAFNEAIEKYSPEKGNSLLAFAELIIKRKVIDYIRKEARSAQNINIDLQEGDDQESSQSLIEAELSIDEYRRQIEQEQRREEILYFQKQLKDYGLSFKELLENSPKHTDARQNAIKVAMTLVEHEELAAILYTKKQLPVKQLEQLVSVSRKTIERNRKYIIAMCIIITGDYIYLKDYLKGVLHS
- the rsgI gene encoding sigmaI modulating factor (Evidence 1a: Function from experimental evidences in the studied strain; PubMedId: 17185538, 23199363, 28333276; Product type f: factor), giving the protein MRRGIIVEKNKKFVTLLTPDGQFLKAKNDRHSYEIGEEIMLPSETRMGRRASFFDFFKLRPFKMGIFTMTAIMLFIFIVLPVFSNNKAYAYMTIDINPSVEMALNSDYEVIELTPLNDEGQKVVNDIDDWEKTDFKKVIDDIITDCSEHGYVKKSKEILISTVYENTEDNTYKKAVKKQLNDVTEKYKTTYRMESLESDMQTREKAKKEGVSTGSYIKSNEKNDNKDIKDDSSKPSGEEDQKSDENEDENTDQTDTQDSKQGDNEQLNDADSGDQKEEKADDQIDDSDKDKKIKESDENTNTEKDGDHEQTPIQDPQDKGNENNGADKGQSQYHRDWNNGEQGKNRSSSRRDNASDRRNPNGYSSDNHSAKNEDSPSAPGE
- the sspD gene encoding small acid-soluble spore protein (alpha/beta-type SASP) (Evidence 1a: Function from experimental evidences in the studied strain; PubMedId: 3009397, 3112127, 3121585, 9852018; Product type f: factor), with product MASRNKLVVPGVEQALDQFKLEVAQEFGVNLGSDTVARANGSVGGEMTKRLVQQAQSQLNGTTK
- the htpK gene encoding regulator of quality control (Evidence 1a: Function from experimental evidences in the studied strain; PubMedId: 22447908, 23042994; Product type r: regulator) — its product is MNIFKLSRTDMVRLLYSLKGQGEHSPLDILVQSANMSAEKAANHLEIPEFLTRYERKKQKKEYGLSTNEIVELGNLCELTSLKSTAIQNWVKRDIKDLIGHPELGKKYSIEQAVILLIVRDLKSIYDFEHIRAILKVAFNTISDRSDDVISPIAYYESCAYVLDAIHHQDTPSMKESNLQEIAEQETERLRHRFEELNDSQWLKIRQIIAITVLSILTFHIQATAHKMTADIL
- the htpX gene encoding membrane protease (Evidence 2a: Function from experimental evidences in other organisms; PubMedId: 11860552, 12081643, 16076848, 16573693, 22447908, 22720735; Product type e : enzyme); its protein translation is MAKRIFLFILTNILVLTTIGIVLSVLSSVTGVGTYFTADGGIDPMALLVFSLVVGFVGSFTSLAISRWMAKTMMGVRVLNPKKHSLSYEEQQLVDRVHRLSRSAGLTKMPEVGIYRSPEVNAFATGPSKRRSLVAVSSGLLEQMDDAAVEGVLAHEVAHITNGDMVTMTLLQGIVNTFVVFLSRIAAWIASRFVKEDLAPIVHFIAMIIFQIVFSILGSLVVFAYSRHREFHADRGGADLAGKDKMIHALRTLKSYSSRILEDDQTAVQTLKINGKKRSSLFSTHPDLDERIRRLEAK